From Clostridia bacterium, the proteins below share one genomic window:
- a CDS encoding serine hydroxymethyltransferase codes for MSRKFDSIGFVEKYDPEVGAAMAAELDRQRENIELIASENFVSEAVLAAMGTELTNKYAEGYPAKRYYGGCEKVDVVENLAIERAKKVFGCDHVNVQPHCGATANTTVYFALLEPGDTILGMSLDHGGHLSHGSPVNISGKYYNVVSYGVDPVTHYIDYGEVRRLAHEHKPKLIVCGASAYPRKIDFAEFRRIADEVGAYLMADIAHIAGLVAAGEHESPVPYCDVVTTTTHKTLRGPRGGMIMCREELAKAIDKAIFPGTQGGPLMHIIAAKAVCLGEALTPEFKAYQHQIILNAKALAAALIEKGFDLVSGGTDNHLMLIDLRPFRITGRDMEKRLDSVHITANKNAIPNDPESHFVTSGIRVGTPAVTSRGFKEDDMREIAELIYLTASEYETKADEIRSRVAALTAKYPLYE; via the coding sequence ATGAGCAGGAAGTTTGACTCCATCGGATTTGTTGAGAAATACGACCCCGAGGTCGGCGCCGCGATGGCCGCCGAGCTCGACAGACAGAGAGAAAACATCGAGCTTATCGCTTCGGAAAACTTCGTTTCGGAAGCGGTCCTTGCCGCGATGGGCACGGAACTCACCAACAAGTACGCGGAGGGCTATCCCGCGAAGCGCTACTACGGCGGCTGCGAGAAGGTCGACGTCGTCGAGAATCTCGCGATCGAGCGCGCCAAAAAGGTTTTCGGCTGCGACCACGTCAACGTCCAGCCGCACTGCGGCGCGACGGCGAACACCACCGTCTACTTCGCGCTGCTCGAGCCGGGCGACACCATACTCGGCATGAGCCTCGACCACGGCGGACACCTTTCGCACGGTTCGCCCGTCAACATCAGCGGCAAGTATTATAACGTAGTTTCCTACGGCGTCGACCCCGTCACGCATTACATAGACTACGGCGAGGTACGCCGCCTCGCGCACGAGCACAAGCCGAAGCTCATCGTCTGCGGCGCCTCCGCGTATCCGCGGAAGATAGACTTCGCGGAATTCAGACGCATCGCGGACGAAGTCGGCGCGTATCTTATGGCGGATATCGCGCACATCGCCGGACTCGTCGCGGCGGGCGAACACGAGAGCCCCGTTCCGTACTGCGACGTCGTCACCACCACCACTCACAAGACGCTCCGCGGACCCCGCGGCGGCATGATAATGTGCAGGGAAGAGCTCGCGAAAGCGATCGACAAGGCGATATTCCCCGGCACCCAGGGCGGCCCGCTCATGCACATAATCGCGGCGAAGGCCGTCTGCCTCGGAGAAGCGCTCACGCCGGAGTTCAAGGCGTACCAGCACCAGATAATCCTGAACGCGAAGGCGCTCGCCGCCGCCCTTATCGAAAAGGGCTTCGACCTCGTCAGCGGCGGAACGGATAACCACCTTATGCTCATCGACCTGCGCCCGTTCCGCATCACCGGCAGGGATATGGAAAAGCGCCTCGACAGCGTACACATCACCGCGAACAAAAACGCGATCCCGAACGATCCCGAATCCCACTTCGTTACAAGCGGCATCCGCGTCGGCACTCCGGCGGTCACCTCGCGCGGCTTCAAGGAAGACGATATGCGCGAGATCGCGGAGCTTATCTACCTGACCGCCTCCGAATACGAAACGAAGGCGGACGAGATCAGAAGCCGCGTCGCCGCACTGACGGCGAAGTATCCGCTTTACGAATAA
- a CDS encoding GNAT family N-acetyltransferase — MSFSFVKTDADSPDARMLLNELNGTLMSILGHNGTAHIRLDDFRREKAFFLVGYDGETPVCCAGVRRFDGDTGEVQRVYARNNHVGAGAALMRAVEERARELGYARLILECREGNSHAIGFYLRNGYALREKYPPYDSEADAVCFEKKL; from the coding sequence ATGAGTTTTTCTTTTGTAAAGACCGACGCCGATTCGCCTGACGCCCGTATGCTTTTGAACGAGTTGAACGGCACGCTGATGAGCATACTCGGGCATAACGGAACGGCGCATATCCGCCTCGACGATTTCAGACGCGAAAAAGCGTTTTTCCTCGTCGGCTACGATGGCGAAACGCCCGTCTGCTGCGCGGGCGTCCGCAGGTTCGACGGCGATACCGGCGAAGTCCAGCGCGTTTACGCGCGGAACAATCACGTCGGCGCCGGCGCGGCGCTTATGCGCGCGGTGGAGGAACGCGCGCGCGAACTCGGTTACGCCCGGCTTATTCTGGAATGCCGCGAGGGAAACTCTCACGCCATCGGCTTCTACCTGAGGAACGGATACGCTCTGCGGGAAAAATACCCGCCTTATGACAGCGAAGCCGACGCCGTCTGCTTTGAAAAGAAACTGTAA
- the nth gene encoding endonuclease III → MNKRNGKKITELLKAEYPDAECSLEYEKDYELLISTRLAAQCTDARVNMVTPALFARYTSPQAFAEADVHELEGYIESCGLYKTKATDIIEMCRRLVEVYGGKVPDNMDDLLTLRGVGRKTANLILGDVYGKPAVVTDTHCIRISNRLGLADSKDPRKVEDALREAIAPEEQNNFCHRLVMHGRAVCTARSPKCEACVLSGVCAKKGV, encoded by the coding sequence ATGAATAAACGAAACGGCAAAAAAATAACCGAGCTGCTCAAGGCGGAATACCCCGACGCGGAGTGCTCCCTCGAGTACGAAAAGGACTACGAGCTGCTGATCTCCACGCGGCTCGCGGCGCAGTGCACCGACGCGCGCGTGAACATGGTCACGCCCGCGCTTTTCGCGCGGTACACGTCGCCGCAGGCGTTCGCGGAGGCGGACGTTCACGAGCTTGAGGGGTATATCGAGTCCTGCGGGCTTTACAAGACGAAGGCGACGGATATAATCGAGATGTGCCGCCGGCTCGTCGAGGTCTACGGCGGGAAGGTGCCGGATAATATGGACGACCTGCTCACCCTCCGCGGCGTCGGCAGGAAGACCGCCAACCTCATCCTCGGCGACGTCTACGGCAAGCCCGCCGTCGTCACGGACACGCACTGCATACGCATCTCCAACCGCCTCGGACTCGCGGACTCCAAGGATCCGCGCAAGGTCGAGGACGCGCTTCGCGAAGCGATCGCGCCCGAAGAGCAGAACAACTTCTGCCACCGGCTCGTGATGCACGGCCGCGCCGTCTGCACCGCGAGAAGCCCGAAGTGCGAAGCGTGCGTCCTCTCCGGCGTCTGCGCGAAAAAAGGCGTGTGA
- a CDS encoding carbohydrate-binding domain-containing protein — MKNNKRTGNLFKRIAALLLILAMTAAFALVSGCGSESETAADGNAAAEFTLPDVEAPAASLAEATVYDVSDATGFVFSDSEITVTDGAYDGYKIEGTSLSITAAGTYVVSGSCSNGTIVVKKNVTGVTLVLSGLDLSASATAPITCNKGSEARIIAAEGTVNNLADDEFNNDDVYTDETLYPDIENAVIKCKDGSNVTICGAGTINVTANGKNGVKGGYDLYEEDENGNATDKLLSEASLTVKEVTLNITAMAGDGLKSDKLLNILSGNITVAAASDGVKSDYVMNIGTKGVDGPTITVTKAEEGVEAATINVWSGSVNVSASEDGINAANSDLENYAYSYNQFGGSVVVDVTGGDGIDSNGTTYLLGGTLEVYAPSQGDGDPLDSDSGTYFGGATVLAVGHTGMAQRYNAATPYAEFSGSGLVSAGGEIRITAADGSVLYTAKAVRDASSVLFSSPDLTSGETCTLNGGATATAGYSSNGGGRGGFGGGQRPDGNKGERPDGGQTSDGEKREHPDGGRRPDGSGTDFRGSGETPPELPDGETPTAPPDGETPPSPPDGEAMPDFPDEGTHA, encoded by the coding sequence ATGAAAAACAACAAACGCACGGGTAATCTTTTCAAGAGGATCGCGGCGCTGCTGCTCATCCTCGCCATGACGGCCGCTTTCGCGCTCGTTTCGGGCTGCGGCTCGGAATCCGAAACGGCGGCCGACGGAAACGCGGCGGCGGAATTCACGCTTCCGGACGTTGAAGCGCCCGCCGCGTCGCTCGCCGAGGCGACGGTATACGACGTTTCCGACGCGACGGGCTTCGTATTCTCCGATTCGGAGATAACGGTGACTGACGGCGCTTACGACGGATATAAGATCGAAGGCACGTCGCTGTCGATAACCGCCGCCGGCACCTACGTCGTTTCCGGCTCCTGCTCCAACGGCACGATAGTAGTCAAGAAGAACGTCACCGGAGTCACGCTCGTGCTGAGCGGGCTCGACCTCTCCGCCTCCGCGACCGCGCCCATCACCTGCAACAAGGGCAGCGAGGCGCGCATCATCGCCGCGGAAGGCACGGTCAACAACCTTGCGGACGACGAATTCAACAACGACGACGTCTACACCGACGAAACGCTCTATCCCGACATAGAGAACGCCGTCATCAAATGCAAGGACGGCTCGAACGTCACCATATGCGGCGCCGGAACGATAAACGTCACCGCGAACGGCAAAAACGGCGTCAAGGGCGGCTACGATCTCTACGAAGAAGACGAAAACGGCAACGCTACCGACAAGCTGCTTTCGGAAGCTTCGCTGACCGTTAAAGAGGTAACGCTCAACATCACCGCAATGGCGGGCGACGGACTGAAATCCGACAAACTGCTTAATATCCTCTCCGGCAATATCACAGTCGCCGCGGCCTCCGACGGAGTCAAATCCGACTACGTCATGAACATCGGCACGAAGGGCGTCGACGGCCCGACGATAACCGTCACGAAGGCGGAGGAAGGCGTCGAAGCGGCAACGATCAACGTCTGGTCCGGCAGCGTAAACGTCAGCGCGTCCGAAGACGGCATCAACGCCGCGAATTCCGATCTTGAAAACTACGCCTACAGTTACAACCAGTTCGGCGGCAGCGTCGTCGTCGACGTGACGGGCGGCGACGGCATCGACTCCAACGGCACGACCTACCTGCTGGGCGGCACGCTCGAGGTGTACGCGCCCTCGCAGGGCGACGGCGACCCGCTCGATTCCGACAGCGGCACCTATTTCGGCGGCGCGACCGTTCTCGCGGTCGGGCATACCGGGATGGCGCAGAGATACAACGCCGCGACTCCCTACGCTGAATTCAGCGGCAGCGGACTCGTCTCCGCAGGCGGCGAGATCAGGATAACCGCCGCGGACGGCAGCGTCCTCTATACCGCGAAAGCGGTGCGCGACGCAAGCAGCGTGCTCTTCTCAAGTCCGGATCTGACATCCGGCGAGACCTGTACGCTCAACGGCGGCGCGACCGCGACGGCGGGATACTCCTCTAACGGCGGAGGTCGCGGCGGCTTCGGCGGCGGACAGCGCCCCGACGGAAACAAAGGCGAACGCCCCGACGGCGGACAAACCTCCGACGGAGAAAAACGCGAGCATCCGGACGGCGGACGGCGCCCCGACGGAAGCGGAACGGACTTCCGCGGCAGCGGCGAGACGCCTCCCGAACTGCCCGACGGTGAAACCCCGACTGCTCCTCCCGACGGCGAAACGCCCCCCAGCCCTCCCGACGGCGAAGCGATGCCGGACTTCCCCGATGAAGGAACACACGCTTGA
- a CDS encoding glycosyltransferase gives MTKKPSEKKANELRIAQERAFSFDAPCRFCVSVYGTERGPKVLRELIASLKAQTYPFERLLILCGSDASERAARRESAKDGRITCFRDAASLYAAEKESGCDCTVRISSPIPDGCLFGIRQAIMMRPEKQAFEDKANGVRALRGSAFSESADLVDCYQIGVRPRNTALTDPGNDALISAGMVVFNGDLEKVAANVENILPSVSRFFIVDNGSDDISSLEARFPAGGKVRFIRNGENKGIAFALNRALDAAAEEGFDWILTLDQDTLCDSGILNIYKRYIRMPNIGIISPFIIHRGKMSVEEFAAGSAPEIEFIYDFGSCITSAALTNVKAAKEIGGWNEELFIDAVDFDFNYRLMKAGYRILRANDTYIVQEIGERVPVKLYNLVYRFVGDHKYHGPKYFSVHSDFRLYYIARNYKWFLKKYRAKSPTVNRWANFKDMLLRFMLYPKGRSRIKMLRAVRRGRRDAKKMNY, from the coding sequence ATGACAAAAAAGCCGAGTGAGAAAAAAGCAAACGAATTACGCATAGCGCAGGAACGCGCGTTCAGTTTTGACGCGCCCTGCCGCTTCTGCGTATCGGTATACGGCACAGAACGCGGTCCAAAGGTTCTCCGCGAGCTTATTGCGTCTTTGAAGGCGCAAACCTACCCCTTTGAGCGGCTGCTGATCCTCTGCGGCAGCGACGCTTCCGAGCGCGCGGCGCGGCGTGAGTCGGCAAAGGACGGCAGGATAACCTGCTTCCGCGACGCCGCTTCGCTTTACGCCGCGGAAAAGGAAAGCGGATGCGACTGCACGGTGCGGATCTCCTCGCCGATTCCGGACGGCTGTCTGTTCGGTATAAGACAGGCGATCATGATGCGCCCGGAAAAGCAGGCGTTTGAGGACAAAGCAAACGGCGTCCGCGCGTTAAGAGGATCCGCGTTTTCAGAAAGCGCTGACCTCGTCGACTGTTATCAGATCGGGGTCCGCCCACGCAATACCGCTCTGACCGACCCCGGAAACGACGCCCTTATCAGCGCCGGAATGGTCGTCTTCAACGGCGACCTCGAAAAGGTTGCCGCAAACGTTGAAAACATACTGCCCTCCGTCAGCCGGTTCTTCATCGTAGATAACGGCTCTGACGATATATCGTCTCTTGAGGCGCGTTTCCCCGCAGGCGGCAAGGTGCGTTTTATCAGAAACGGCGAGAACAAAGGCATCGCCTTCGCACTCAACCGTGCGCTCGACGCCGCAGCGGAGGAAGGCTTTGACTGGATTCTCACGCTTGATCAGGACACATTGTGCGACAGCGGTATTCTGAACATCTATAAAAGATATATCCGTATGCCGAATATCGGGATAATCTCACCCTTTATCATCCACCGCGGGAAAATGTCCGTTGAAGAGTTCGCCGCCGGTAGTGCGCCCGAGATCGAATTCATTTATGACTTCGGCAGCTGCATCACCTCCGCCGCGCTGACGAACGTCAAGGCGGCAAAGGAGATCGGCGGCTGGAACGAGGAGCTTTTTATCGACGCGGTCGACTTCGATTTCAACTACAGGCTCATGAAGGCCGGCTACCGCATACTGCGCGCGAACGACACGTATATCGTGCAGGAGATCGGCGAGCGCGTACCGGTTAAGCTCTATAACCTCGTATACCGTTTCGTCGGCGATCACAAATACCACGGGCCGAAGTATTTCTCCGTACACTCAGACTTCCGCCTCTATTATATCGCGCGGAATTACAAGTGGTTTTTGAAGAAGTACAGGGCGAAGTCCCCCACCGTCAACAGGTGGGCGAACTTCAAGGATATGCTGCTGCGGTTTATGCTCTATCCGAAAGGGCGCAGCAGGATAAAGATGCTCCGCGCCGTCCGCAGGGGCCGCCGCGACGCAAAGAAAATGAACTATTGA
- a CDS encoding response regulator transcription factor: MKLLLAEDEKRMNRALCEILRQEGYDVTSVENGEDALYEIEGGLYDLIVLDVMMPGMNGFDVAKSARRAGIRTPILMLTAKSELDDKVEGLDSGADDYLTKPFLTKELLARLRALGRRNVPTDDGSLKFEDITLDTKNAELRCENGKSVRLGEKEMRILEYLISNQGRVLTRDQIALKVWGYESDAEYNNVEVYTSFARKKLAFVGSRCEIKAIRGIGYELRCRDVQ; the protein is encoded by the coding sequence ATGAAGCTTCTGCTTGCCGAAGACGAAAAAAGAATGAACCGCGCGCTCTGCGAGATACTTCGCCAGGAGGGATACGACGTCACCTCCGTCGAAAACGGCGAGGACGCGCTTTACGAAATCGAGGGCGGCCTTTACGACCTTATCGTGCTCGACGTCATGATGCCGGGGATGAACGGCTTCGACGTGGCGAAAAGCGCGCGCAGGGCGGGTATCCGCACGCCCATCCTCATGCTGACCGCCAAAAGCGAGCTCGACGACAAGGTCGAGGGGCTCGACAGCGGCGCGGACGACTATCTGACGAAGCCGTTTTTGACGAAGGAGCTGCTCGCGCGGCTCCGCGCGCTCGGCAGACGCAACGTTCCGACGGACGACGGAAGCCTTAAGTTCGAAGATATAACCCTCGATACGAAAAACGCGGAGCTCCGCTGCGAAAACGGCAAGAGCGTGCGCCTCGGCGAAAAGGAAATGCGCATTCTCGAATATCTTATTTCAAATCAGGGACGCGTCCTGACGCGCGATCAGATCGCGCTCAAGGTGTGGGGATACGAAAGCGACGCCGAATACAACAACGTCGAGGTCTACACCTCCTTCGCGCGCAAGAAGCTGGCCTTTGTCGGCTCGCGCTGCGAGATAAAGGCGATACGCGGGATAGGCTACGAATTGAGGTGCCGTGATGTTCAATAA
- a CDS encoding HAMP domain-containing histidine kinase, whose translation MFNKTRRKIVFTVVLSLLALMAVTLGTIYFSNRAALRRESENILSAYVERFTLDGQPAFPNESDKPDDKHDFAPPEPRDNENFRGIEPAFRLSTFYSVAYSGSGEVLAINNGNRNMQSDESLLELASSVLEKGKRSGAVGSMTYILDEREDYTLVAMLDGTINDNNQKTLIKLMLIIGASALAALFVISIFIARRIVRPLEENDKRQKRFVSDAGHELKTPIAVISANSELLRRQGGESEWLDNIDYENGRMSELVKQLLALSHAENGDLPTETLDFSQLVSGEVLPFEPLAFEKGVRIESDVEDGVTVEGNPNQLRQLVSILLDNALSHGTGDEIAVSLKRDKHSAVLAVANDAAGLDAEKASRLFDRFYRGDEARGDAGSHYGLGLSIAKAVAEAHKGEIRADFKDGRAVFTVTLPVKKA comes from the coding sequence ATGTTCAATAAAACGAGAAGAAAGATAGTTTTCACCGTCGTTCTGTCCCTGCTGGCGCTGATGGCGGTAACCCTCGGGACGATATACTTTTCCAACCGCGCCGCGCTCCGGCGCGAGAGCGAGAACATACTGAGCGCCTACGTCGAACGCTTCACGCTCGACGGGCAGCCGGCTTTCCCGAACGAAAGCGACAAGCCCGACGACAAACACGACTTCGCTCCGCCGGAGCCGCGCGACAACGAAAACTTCCGGGGGATCGAGCCGGCGTTCCGACTCTCAACCTTCTATTCGGTAGCGTACTCCGGAAGCGGCGAAGTGCTCGCGATAAACAACGGCAACAGGAATATGCAGAGCGACGAATCGCTGCTCGAGCTCGCGTCGTCGGTTCTTGAAAAAGGAAAGCGCAGCGGCGCGGTCGGCAGTATGACGTATATACTCGATGAGCGCGAGGACTACACCCTCGTCGCCATGCTCGACGGCACGATAAACGACAACAACCAGAAAACTCTGATAAAGCTGATGCTGATAATCGGCGCTTCGGCGCTGGCGGCGCTCTTCGTCATCTCGATCTTCATAGCGCGGCGCATCGTCCGTCCGCTTGAGGAGAACGACAAGCGGCAGAAGCGTTTCGTCTCCGACGCGGGTCACGAGCTGAAAACGCCCATCGCCGTCATCTCCGCCAACAGCGAGCTGCTCCGCAGGCAGGGCGGAGAAAGCGAATGGCTCGACAACATCGACTACGAAAACGGGCGAATGAGCGAGCTCGTCAAGCAGCTGCTCGCGCTCTCCCACGCGGAAAACGGCGACCTGCCGACCGAAACGCTGGACTTCTCGCAGCTCGTCAGCGGAGAGGTGCTCCCCTTCGAGCCGCTCGCGTTTGAAAAAGGCGTGAGGATTGAATCCGACGTCGAGGACGGCGTCACGGTCGAAGGCAACCCGAACCAGCTGCGGCAGCTCGTTTCGATACTGCTCGACAACGCGCTTTCGCACGGGACCGGCGATGAGATCGCCGTTTCGCTCAAGCGCGATAAGCATTCCGCGGTCCTCGCGGTCGCCAACGACGCGGCGGGGCTCGACGCGGAAAAGGCCTCCCGCCTTTTCGACCGCTTCTACCGCGGCGACGAGGCGCGCGGCGACGCCGGCTCGCACTACGGGCTCGGGCTTTCCATCGCCAAGGCGGTCGCCGAAGCCCACAAGGGCGAGATCCGCGCCGACTTCAAGGACGGCAGAGCCGTCTTCACCGTAACGCTGCCGGTAAAGAAAGCGTAA
- a CDS encoding GntR family transcriptional regulator produces the protein MEFEFDNERPIYMQLVQRLRVGIVSGELPPGSRLPSVRELAVRAKVNPNTVQRALGELEEDGLLFTERTNGKFVALDETHIRREKEKLARESLERLRRELKGIGMTDEEIRQFWEENR, from the coding sequence GTGGAGTTTGAATTCGACAACGAACGTCCGATATATATGCAGCTTGTGCAGCGGCTTCGCGTCGGGATAGTTTCGGGCGAACTGCCGCCGGGCAGCCGTCTGCCGTCGGTGCGCGAGCTCGCGGTGCGGGCGAAGGTCAATCCGAACACCGTTCAGCGCGCGCTCGGCGAGCTGGAGGAAGACGGCCTGCTTTTCACGGAGCGCACCAACGGCAAATTCGTCGCACTCGACGAGACGCATATCCGCCGCGAAAAGGAAAAACTTGCGCGCGAAAGTCTCGAGCGTCTGCGGCGCGAGCTGAAGGGTATCGGAATGACCGACGAAGAAATACGACAGTTCTGGGAGGAGAACAGATAA
- a CDS encoding ABC transporter ATP-binding protein, translated as MDWITCEGVKKRYGTNEVLKGVDLSIRPDRIVGLLGKNGAGKSTLFKLMNDLLTPDEGRILFCGEPIGEKSKARISYLPERTYLDRDMKISGALRFFGEFYADFNADRARQLLRELDLKEEMRIRKMSKGMQEKLQLILVMSREADLYILDEPLGGVDPATRETILDTILSNFRDGASLIISTHMIAEVERILDEVVIIRDGVVALSGAADELRERENASIDEIFRRTVK; from the coding sequence ATGGATTGGATAACCTGCGAAGGCGTAAAGAAACGCTACGGAACAAACGAGGTGCTGAAGGGAGTGGATCTCTCGATCCGTCCCGACCGCATCGTCGGGCTGCTCGGGAAGAACGGCGCCGGTAAATCGACGCTTTTCAAGCTGATGAACGATCTGCTCACGCCGGACGAGGGCAGGATACTCTTCTGCGGCGAGCCGATTGGGGAGAAGAGCAAGGCGCGCATATCGTATCTGCCCGAGCGCACCTACCTCGACCGCGATATGAAGATATCCGGCGCGCTGCGCTTTTTCGGCGAGTTCTACGCCGACTTCAACGCGGACCGCGCGCGTCAGCTTCTGCGTGAGCTCGATCTGAAAGAGGAAATGCGCATACGCAAAATGAGCAAGGGTATGCAGGAAAAGCTGCAGCTCATCCTGGTGATGAGCAGGGAAGCCGACCTCTATATTCTTGACGAGCCGCTCGGCGGCGTCGATCCCGCGACGCGCGAAACGATCCTCGACACGATCCTGTCGAATTTCCGCGACGGCGCGAGCTTGATAATTTCCACTCACATGATCGCTGAGGTCGAGCGCATCCTCGACGAGGTCGTGATTATCCGGGACGGCGTCGTCGCGCTCTCCGGCGCCGCGGACGAGCTGCGCGAGAGGGAAAACGCCTCGATAGACGAGATTTTCAGGAGGACGGTAAAATGA
- the serC gene encoding 3-phosphoserine/phosphohydroxythreonine transaminase produces MSRVFNFSAGPSMLPEEVLKTAAAEMLDYKGSGMSVAEMSHRSKVYISIFDECEALLREVMAIPENYKVLFLQGGASTQFAMVPMNLMTKNGKADYCVTGSFAKKAFKEAQKFGDAVAASSSEADNFSYIPKEFSIRPDADYLHICQNNTIFGTHYKKLPETGDIPLVADMSSCILSEPTDVSKYGLIYAGAQKNMAPAGLTVVIVREDLVGNAPDSVPTMLNYKTHVDAGSMYNTPPCYSIYMCKLVLEWIKSKGGLAEMKKINEKKAAMIYDVLDHSEIFIPKAAKEDRSIMNVTFATGDADLDAKFVAGAAAEGLVNLKGHRLVGGMRASIYNAMPVEGCEKLAAYMKKFEEENK; encoded by the coding sequence ATGAGCAGAGTATTCAACTTTTCGGCAGGACCGTCCATGCTTCCGGAGGAAGTCCTGAAGACCGCCGCGGCGGAGATGCTTGACTATAAGGGCAGCGGAATGTCCGTCGCCGAAATGTCCCACCGCTCAAAGGTCTATATTTCCATCTTCGACGAGTGCGAAGCGCTCCTCCGCGAAGTTATGGCCATCCCGGAGAACTACAAGGTTCTCTTCCTGCAGGGCGGCGCGTCCACGCAGTTCGCGATGGTGCCGATGAACCTGATGACGAAGAACGGCAAGGCCGACTACTGCGTCACCGGCAGCTTTGCGAAAAAGGCGTTCAAAGAAGCGCAGAAGTTCGGCGACGCCGTCGCCGCCTCCTCCAGCGAAGCGGATAACTTCTCCTACATCCCGAAGGAGTTCAGCATCCGCCCCGACGCCGACTACCTGCACATCTGCCAGAACAACACCATCTTCGGCACCCACTACAAGAAGCTGCCCGAGACGGGCGATATCCCGCTGGTCGCGGATATGTCCTCCTGCATCCTGAGCGAACCGACCGACGTCAGCAAATACGGCCTTATCTACGCCGGCGCGCAGAAGAACATGGCGCCCGCGGGCCTGACCGTCGTCATCGTGCGCGAGGACCTCGTCGGCAACGCGCCCGACTCCGTCCCGACGATGCTGAACTACAAGACCCACGTCGACGCCGGCTCGATGTATAACACCCCGCCGTGCTACTCCATCTATATGTGCAAGCTCGTGCTCGAATGGATCAAGTCCAAGGGCGGACTTGCCGAGATGAAGAAGATCAACGAGAAGAAGGCCGCGATGATCTACGACGTGCTTGATCACTCCGAGATATTCATCCCGAAGGCCGCGAAGGAAGACCGCTCCATCATGAACGTCACCTTCGCCACCGGCGACGCTGACCTCGACGCGAAGTTCGTCGCGGGCGCGGCGGCCGAAGGCCTCGTGAATCTCAAGGGCCACCGCCTCGTAGGCGGTATGCGCGCTTCGATCTACAACGCGATGCCCGTCGAGGGCTGCGAGAAGCTCGCCGCCTACATGAAGAAGTTTGAGGAGGAAAACAAATAA
- a CDS encoding phosphoglycerate dehydrogenase — protein MFNVKLFNKISKTGVASLTPDKYVLGEELENYDAVLVRSAKLHETEFPADCKCIARAGAGVNNIPIDRCTKQGIVVFNTPGANANAVKELVVAGLLLASRKISDSIAWANTLENNDETEAVIEKGKSNFVGPEIYGKKLGVIGLGAIGVMVANVAHDLGMQVCGYDPYLSVNAAWGLSRKIEKAASNDEIFATCDYITIHVPQNDSTKGMINAESIAKMKDGVRILNFARGGLVNSADMKAALESGKVASYVTDFPAGLIGVKNVVAIPHLGASTPESEENCAVMAAAELRDYLEDGNIKNSVNFPTVNVPRAGGTRVCVIHANVPNIISQISSTFAAKGINIEHMSNMSRGDIAYTILDIVSDVDDSVVEAIKAIPQIVRVRVIK, from the coding sequence ATGTTCAACGTCAAGCTTTTCAACAAAATATCCAAAACGGGCGTCGCGAGCCTGACTCCCGATAAGTACGTCCTCGGCGAAGAGCTCGAGAACTACGACGCCGTCCTCGTGCGCTCCGCGAAGCTGCACGAAACGGAGTTCCCGGCGGACTGCAAGTGCATCGCCCGCGCGGGCGCCGGCGTCAACAACATCCCGATCGACCGCTGCACGAAGCAGGGCATAGTCGTCTTCAACACCCCCGGCGCGAACGCGAACGCCGTCAAGGAGCTGGTCGTCGCCGGCCTGCTGCTCGCCTCCAGAAAGATCTCCGACAGCATCGCCTGGGCGAACACGCTTGAGAACAACGACGAGACCGAAGCCGTCATCGAGAAGGGCAAGAGCAACTTCGTCGGCCCCGAGATATACGGCAAAAAGCTCGGCGTCATAGGCCTCGGCGCGATCGGCGTCATGGTCGCGAACGTCGCCCACGACCTCGGCATGCAGGTCTGCGGCTACGACCCCTATCTTTCTGTCAACGCCGCGTGGGGACTTTCCCGCAAGATCGAGAAGGCGGCGAGCAACGACGAGATCTTCGCCACCTGCGACTATATCACCATCCACGTTCCGCAGAACGACAGCACCAAGGGCATGATCAACGCCGAGAGCATCGCGAAGATGAAGGACGGCGTTCGCATCCTTAACTTCGCCCGCGGCGGACTGGTCAACAGCGCGGATATGAAGGCGGCGCTGGAGAGCGGCAAGGTCGCCTCCTACGTGACCGACTTTCCGGCGGGCCTCATCGGCGTCAAGAACGTCGTCGCGATCCCGCACCTCGGCGCCTCCACTCCGGAGAGCGAGGAGAACTGCGCCGTCATGGCGGCGGCGGAGCTCCGCGACTACCTCGAGGACGGCAACATCAAGAACTCCGTCAACTTCCCGACGGTGAACGTCCCGAGAGCCGGCGGCACCCGCGTCTGCGTCATCCACGCCAACGTGCCGAATATCATCTCGCAGATATCCTCCACCTTCGCGGCGAAGGGCATCAACATCGAGCATATGTCGAATATGTCGCGCGGCGATATCGCCTACACGATCCTTGACATCGTCTCCGACGTTGACGACTCCGTAGTCGAAGCGATCAAAGCCATCCCGCAGATCGTGAGAGTAAGAGTGATCAAATAA